A stretch of DNA from Spirosoma endbachense:
TATCGAATGTCATCAAACCATCGTTTTAGTTTGTCGGGCGAATACCCTATTCCCCATAGGAACCCAATAGCCAGAAAAACACTGTTTGCCTTCCAGAATCCCCATTTAGCCACCCGACGATCCGACGATTCCACGATTCGGTTCACCTGACGAACGCGTCCAAACTGAACCAGTTTCAGCAAAAGATCAGCTTCTTCCATAATGGGCATCGTGTCAGAATACCCCCCCACAGCCGCAAACTGTTCACGGCGGCAAAAAATAACCTGATCACCAAAAAGCAAGCGTCCTCCTTTGAAAAAGAAGAGATAGGGACGGAATAATAAAGGGGCGTAATAGGTCTTGATATAGTTATGAAACGAGGTCAGCCAACGGGTTGTTGTGGGTCCACGCATGATGGAGATAAAACCACCCGCAGCCGTTTTTGGGTCGGCTAGTGTATGCAGAATGACCCGCAACGCATCGTCGGGTAAGGTCGTATCGGCATGGAGGAAGCATAGAATATCGCCGGATGCTTTTGCGGCACCGATATTCATCTGATGAGCCCGACCTGCCTGTGTACTCTGGATCACACGCAACGCCCGGAAGCAGGGACGCGTGGCTTCTGCTAATTGGCGGGTTCGATCAGTACTGCCTCCATCAACGACAATGATTTCGAGCGGCTCCGGGCACAATCGCTGCAACAGTCGCAAGGTGCGTGGCAGCGTCTTTTCTTCATTAAGGGTTGGAATGATGATGGAGACATTGGGCATAGGCTTACTAAACCAATCCTGAGCAATACAGTTTATCGATTGGCATAAGAAATACTTATCATCTGTCTATCATCCATCCTATAGCCTTCTCTATCGTGTTCCGGTTCATTCCTACTATTCTTATAAAACAGTTATTTACCCGGAATAGCCTCCGGAATACGCCCGATGGTTTTACGTTTTCGCTTAAAAATCGTTTAGCTGATGCGCAATTTACGGGTCTGCAACGCGCCCGTATCGACGGGCTCGAGTATCCGGCTGAAGCGTTTACACTGGAGCCCGACGGTGCAATACCCGTGGCACTCAAAAGTATTTCTGAACAGAATCCATTCGCTTTCCCCCTACGGCGATCCGTGCAGGTTCGGGCTACTACCCAACCACTGGAACCCGGCAAACATACACTCGAAATCACCCTCCATACTCAGCCGTTTGGAACGATTACACTGCTTGTCGAGGATGAGTTACAACCCGACGAACCGACCACTGGCGGCCAGTCTCAGCCTGCTATTCCGCGTGACCGGATCAATGACTACTCCATCGATGCGATCAGCCAGCGACGCCAGTTCCTGACTGAATTTTCTCAAACAACCCCTGAACATCTCATTCAAAACTCGTTCGATCCGGCTCTTGTCCAGCAGAATTGCGAAAGTTTTGTGGGTGTAGCACAGG
This window harbors:
- a CDS encoding TIGR04283 family arsenosugar biosynthesis glycosyltransferase; protein product: MPNVSIIIPTLNEEKTLPRTLRLLQRLCPEPLEIIVVDGGSTDRTRQLAEATRPCFRALRVIQSTQAGRAHQMNIGAAKASGDILCFLHADTTLPDDALRVILHTLADPKTAAGGFISIMRGPTTTRWLTSFHNYIKTYYAPLLFRPYLFFFKGGRLLFGDQVIFCRREQFAAVGGYSDTMPIMEEADLLLKLVQFGRVRQVNRIVESSDRRVAKWGFWKANSVFLAIGFLWGIGYSPDKLKRWFDDIR